In Zingiber officinale cultivar Zhangliang chromosome 3B, Zo_v1.1, whole genome shotgun sequence, a single window of DNA contains:
- the LOC121967671 gene encoding nicotinamide/nicotinic acid mononucleotide adenylyltransferase-like isoform X3: MISLFYEFFHAINAKLVGVRSLLFCCQQEVSIHQLICTCAFLDLLPAMHRVQLCELACKSSSFVMVDPWEAKQNSNQRTLTILSRIQNSLCCNLSIGKESLKVMLLCGSDLLESFAIPGVWMQDQVRTICEDFGIACIRREGKDIENIISANEILQQNKSNIFSVDEIVPNQISSTRLRECLRKGLSIKYLTADEVIDYIKDQKLYTTGST; encoded by the exons ATGATAAGTTTATTCTACGAGTTTTTTCATGCAATTAATGCCAAACTTGTAGGTGTCAGAAGTTTGTTGTTTTGTTGTCAGCAGGAAGTTTCAATCCACCAACTTATATGCACTTGCGCATTTTTG GATCTTTTGCCGGCTATGCATCGAGTTCAGCTGTGTGAATTAGCATGCaaaagttcttcctttgtcatGGTAGATCCATGGGAG GCAAAACAAAACAGTAATCAGCGCACTCTTACCATCTTGTCCAGGATACAAAATTCCTTATGCTGCAATCTCTCCATAGGAAAAG AATCACTCAAAGTAATGCTTCTATGTGGATCTGATCTACTTGAATCTTTTGCTATTCCTGGAGTCTGGATGCAAGATCAG GTCAGAACTATATGCGAGGACTTTGGTATTGCTTGTATCCGCAGGGAAGGGAAGGATATTGAAAACATAATATCTGCCAATGAAATTTTGCAGCAAAATAAG AGTAATATTTTCTCAGTAGATGAAATTGTACCAAACCAGATTAGCTCAACAAGATTGAG GGAATGCCTTAGGAAGGGACTCTCAATTAAGTACCTAACTGCCGATGAAGTCATTGATTACATCAAAGATCAAAAGCTTTACACAACTGGTTCTACTTGA
- the LOC121967671 gene encoding nicotinamide/nicotinic acid mononucleotide adenylyltransferase-like isoform X1, producing the protein MDSGLVGVPLPMDKISLRNLQESSANGSCSQRCQKFVVLLSAGSFNPPTYMHLRIFELARDVLQAQGFVVIGGYMSPANDAYKKKDLLPAMHRVQLCELACKSSSFVMVDPWEAKQNSNQRTLTILSRIQNSLCCNLSIGKESLKVMLLCGSDLLESFAIPGVWMQDQVRTICEDFGIACIRREGKDIENIISANEILQQNKSNIFSVDEIVPNQISSTRLRECLRKGLSIKYLTADEVIDYIKDQKLYTTGST; encoded by the exons ATGGATTCTGGTTTAGTTGGTGTTCCACTTCCTATGGATAAGATCTCTTTAAGAAATCTTCAAGAATCAAGTGCCAATGGATCTTGCAGCCAAAG GTGTCAGAAGTTTGTTGTTTTGTTGTCAGCAGGAAGTTTCAATCCACCAACTTATATGCACTTGCGCATTTTTG AGTTAGCAAGAGATGTGTTGCAAGCACAAGGATTTGTCGTGATAGGAGGTTATATGTCGCCTGCAAATGATgcatacaagaaaaag GATCTTTTGCCGGCTATGCATCGAGTTCAGCTGTGTGAATTAGCATGCaaaagttcttcctttgtcatGGTAGATCCATGGGAG GCAAAACAAAACAGTAATCAGCGCACTCTTACCATCTTGTCCAGGATACAAAATTCCTTATGCTGCAATCTCTCCATAGGAAAAG AATCACTCAAAGTAATGCTTCTATGTGGATCTGATCTACTTGAATCTTTTGCTATTCCTGGAGTCTGGATGCAAGATCAG GTCAGAACTATATGCGAGGACTTTGGTATTGCTTGTATCCGCAGGGAAGGGAAGGATATTGAAAACATAATATCTGCCAATGAAATTTTGCAGCAAAATAAG AGTAATATTTTCTCAGTAGATGAAATTGTACCAAACCAGATTAGCTCAACAAGATTGAG GGAATGCCTTAGGAAGGGACTCTCAATTAAGTACCTAACTGCCGATGAAGTCATTGATTACATCAAAGATCAAAAGCTTTACACAACTGGTTCTACTTGA
- the LOC121967671 gene encoding nicotinamide/nicotinic acid mononucleotide adenylyltransferase-like isoform X4 encodes MHLRIFELARDVLQAQGFVVIGGYMSPANDAYKKKDLLPAMHRVQLCELACKSSSFVMVDPWEAKQNSNQRTLTILSRIQNSLCCNLSIGKESLKVMLLCGSDLLESFAIPGVWMQDQVRTICEDFGIACIRREGKDIENIISANEILQQNKSNIFSVDEIVPNQISSTRLRECLRKGLSIKYLTADEVIDYIKDQKLYTTGST; translated from the exons ATGCACTTGCGCATTTTTG AGTTAGCAAGAGATGTGTTGCAAGCACAAGGATTTGTCGTGATAGGAGGTTATATGTCGCCTGCAAATGATgcatacaagaaaaag GATCTTTTGCCGGCTATGCATCGAGTTCAGCTGTGTGAATTAGCATGCaaaagttcttcctttgtcatGGTAGATCCATGGGAG GCAAAACAAAACAGTAATCAGCGCACTCTTACCATCTTGTCCAGGATACAAAATTCCTTATGCTGCAATCTCTCCATAGGAAAAG AATCACTCAAAGTAATGCTTCTATGTGGATCTGATCTACTTGAATCTTTTGCTATTCCTGGAGTCTGGATGCAAGATCAG GTCAGAACTATATGCGAGGACTTTGGTATTGCTTGTATCCGCAGGGAAGGGAAGGATATTGAAAACATAATATCTGCCAATGAAATTTTGCAGCAAAATAAG AGTAATATTTTCTCAGTAGATGAAATTGTACCAAACCAGATTAGCTCAACAAGATTGAG GGAATGCCTTAGGAAGGGACTCTCAATTAAGTACCTAACTGCCGATGAAGTCATTGATTACATCAAAGATCAAAAGCTTTACACAACTGGTTCTACTTGA
- the LOC121967671 gene encoding nicotinamide/nicotinic acid mononucleotide adenylyltransferase-like isoform X2, with protein sequence MDLAAKGSFNPPTYMHLRIFELARDVLQAQGFVVIGGYMSPANDAYKKKDLLPAMHRVQLCELACKSSSFVMVDPWEAKQNSNQRTLTILSRIQNSLCCNLSIGKESLKVMLLCGSDLLESFAIPGVWMQDQVRTICEDFGIACIRREGKDIENIISANEILQQNKSNIFSVDEIVPNQISSTRLRECLRKGLSIKYLTADEVIDYIKDQKLYTTGST encoded by the exons ATGGATCTTGCAGCCAAAG GAAGTTTCAATCCACCAACTTATATGCACTTGCGCATTTTTG AGTTAGCAAGAGATGTGTTGCAAGCACAAGGATTTGTCGTGATAGGAGGTTATATGTCGCCTGCAAATGATgcatacaagaaaaag GATCTTTTGCCGGCTATGCATCGAGTTCAGCTGTGTGAATTAGCATGCaaaagttcttcctttgtcatGGTAGATCCATGGGAG GCAAAACAAAACAGTAATCAGCGCACTCTTACCATCTTGTCCAGGATACAAAATTCCTTATGCTGCAATCTCTCCATAGGAAAAG AATCACTCAAAGTAATGCTTCTATGTGGATCTGATCTACTTGAATCTTTTGCTATTCCTGGAGTCTGGATGCAAGATCAG GTCAGAACTATATGCGAGGACTTTGGTATTGCTTGTATCCGCAGGGAAGGGAAGGATATTGAAAACATAATATCTGCCAATGAAATTTTGCAGCAAAATAAG AGTAATATTTTCTCAGTAGATGAAATTGTACCAAACCAGATTAGCTCAACAAGATTGAG GGAATGCCTTAGGAAGGGACTCTCAATTAAGTACCTAACTGCCGATGAAGTCATTGATTACATCAAAGATCAAAAGCTTTACACAACTGGTTCTACTTGA
- the LOC121967671 gene encoding nicotinamide/nicotinic acid mononucleotide adenylyltransferase-like isoform X5, producing MDLAAKGVRSLLFCCQQEVSIHQLICTCAFLDLLPAMHRVQLCELACKSSSFVMVDPWEAKQNSNQRTLTILSRIQNSLCCNLSIGKESLKVMLLCGSDLLESFAIPGVWMQDQVRTICEDFGIACIRREGKDIENIISANEILQQNKSNIFSVDEIVPNQISSTRLRECLRKGLSIKYLTADEVIDYIKDQKLYTTGST from the exons ATGGATCTTGCAGCCAAAG GTGTCAGAAGTTTGTTGTTTTGTTGTCAGCAGGAAGTTTCAATCCACCAACTTATATGCACTTGCGCATTTTTG GATCTTTTGCCGGCTATGCATCGAGTTCAGCTGTGTGAATTAGCATGCaaaagttcttcctttgtcatGGTAGATCCATGGGAG GCAAAACAAAACAGTAATCAGCGCACTCTTACCATCTTGTCCAGGATACAAAATTCCTTATGCTGCAATCTCTCCATAGGAAAAG AATCACTCAAAGTAATGCTTCTATGTGGATCTGATCTACTTGAATCTTTTGCTATTCCTGGAGTCTGGATGCAAGATCAG GTCAGAACTATATGCGAGGACTTTGGTATTGCTTGTATCCGCAGGGAAGGGAAGGATATTGAAAACATAATATCTGCCAATGAAATTTTGCAGCAAAATAAG AGTAATATTTTCTCAGTAGATGAAATTGTACCAAACCAGATTAGCTCAACAAGATTGAG GGAATGCCTTAGGAAGGGACTCTCAATTAAGTACCTAACTGCCGATGAAGTCATTGATTACATCAAAGATCAAAAGCTTTACACAACTGGTTCTACTTGA